Proteins from a genomic interval of Leptospira kanakyensis:
- a CDS encoding DoxX family membrane protein, protein MKIAYLIVRVLLGALFLFSSIVVLFNLVPQPETTGDLKVFNDGIKASGYLMTLIKVTELVVAIAFLTGRFVPLASIVIAPVAINILLVHLTIAPEGIPVGIFVVVANAFLAYVNWNVYKPLFVPVNK, encoded by the coding sequence ATGAAAATTGCTTATTTAATTGTTAGGGTTTTGCTTGGTGCATTATTCTTATTTTCTTCGATCGTAGTTCTCTTTAACTTGGTTCCGCAACCAGAGACTACCGGAGATTTAAAGGTATTTAATGACGGAATCAAAGCTTCTGGTTATTTGATGACTCTCATTAAGGTAACCGAGCTTGTCGTAGCGATTGCTTTTCTTACCGGACGATTTGTTCCCTTGGCTTCGATTGTCATCGCACCAGTGGCCATCAATATTTTACTTGTCCACCTTACCATTGCACCAGAAGGAATCCCAGTAGGAATTTTTGTAGTGGTTGCGAATGCTTTTCTTGCTTATGTGAACTGGAATGTTTACAAACCTTTATTTGTTCCTGTAAATAAGTAA
- a CDS encoding SRPBCC family protein, with translation MIRNNLETVIEDNKVTYKKYFDVPVDLLFEVWSSPEHLTEWWGPDGFTLTIKSLDFSNGGIWEFIMHGPDGHDYKNKIQFLEIQKPNLISYKHIGDCEGDEDVNFQSKIIFETSGKGTNLLMEQIFSSKQELERVNAKYGAIEGGKQHVVNLAKYVDKIR, from the coding sequence ATGATAAGAAATAACCTAGAAACAGTGATTGAGGATAACAAAGTTACCTATAAAAAGTATTTTGATGTACCGGTTGATCTTCTTTTTGAAGTTTGGTCGAGCCCCGAACACTTAACGGAATGGTGGGGACCGGATGGTTTTACATTAACCATCAAAAGTTTGGATTTTTCCAATGGTGGGATTTGGGAGTTTATTATGCATGGCCCAGATGGTCATGATTACAAAAACAAAATCCAGTTTCTTGAAATCCAAAAACCAAATCTTATCTCTTATAAACATATTGGCGATTGCGAGGGTGATGAAGATGTAAATTTCCAATCAAAGATTATTTTTGAAACTAGTGGCAAGGGAACGAATCTCCTGATGGAACAGATTTTCTCTAGTAAACAAGAGTTAGAAAGAGTGAATGCGAAATATGGTGCGATTGAAGGTGGAAAACAACATGTGGTAAACCTTGCGAAGTATGTAGATAAAATCCGGTAA
- a CDS encoding ArsR/SmtB family transcription factor has protein sequence MNTFAVLADDTRRDIVRLVAKNGELTSTEISQNFQMSPPAISQHLKLLKEANILLMKKDAQKRIYSLNQKGMKEMEDWILEIKNLWTKRLDKLDRYVMKLKMERSHDKK, from the coding sequence ATGAACACCTTTGCTGTTTTAGCGGATGATACGAGAAGGGACATTGTAAGGCTTGTTGCAAAGAATGGGGAATTAACATCCACAGAAATCAGTCAAAATTTTCAGATGAGTCCACCAGCCATTTCACAACATTTAAAATTGTTAAAAGAGGCAAATATCCTTCTTATGAAAAAGGATGCACAGAAACGCATCTATAGCCTGAATCAAAAGGGAATGAAAGAAATGGAAGATTGGATTTTGGAAATTAAAAATCTTTGGACGAAGCGTTTAGATAAATTGGATCGTTATGTAATGAAATTAAAAATGGAGAGATCTCATGATAAGAAATAA
- a CDS encoding flavin-containing monooxygenase yields MTTANLRNPSVVVIGAGMTGILLAIELEKAGIKDITILEKKNDLGGTWRENTYPGVACDIPAHMYTYSFEPNPEWSHRFAHGDEIQAYFKRVSEKYKVTPKIHFNEAVSEASYNNGKWTTKTNQGKTYVSDFLISATGILHHPARPNIPGLDSFQGKCFHTAEWDHSVDLKGKRIGIIGTGSTAAQVIPEVIKLGKKVSVFQRTPQWIVKVPDTNYTEKDKERWRKDTNILKRFHRWYTFAVEQTFSKAVIGKKLPHLLMSFLCKRNLKKSIKDPILLKKLTPNYRVGCKRVIVNSTFYDAIQKPNADLVTEGIEKITEKGVVTKDGKLHELDVLILATGFHPFNFMRPMNLTGKDGISIETVWKKKVQAYRSLFIPHFPNFVLMLGPNTPIGNFSVIAMSEVQTKYVMKIIEDWRKKKFDSIETTEDALKQFAAYLKAGMKNTVWLGGCQSWYLDPDGDPAMWPYTWSRWEKEMKTPEYKDFVLQSF; encoded by the coding sequence ATGACAACAGCAAATCTTAGAAATCCGTCCGTTGTGGTGATTGGTGCTGGTATGACGGGTATCCTTCTTGCCATTGAATTGGAAAAAGCAGGGATCAAAGACATTACAATTTTAGAGAAAAAAAATGATCTTGGTGGGACTTGGAGGGAAAACACCTATCCGGGTGTAGCTTGTGACATTCCCGCCCATATGTATACTTACAGTTTTGAACCCAATCCGGAATGGAGCCATCGTTTTGCCCATGGAGATGAAATCCAAGCCTACTTCAAACGAGTCAGCGAAAAATACAAGGTCACTCCCAAAATCCATTTCAATGAAGCCGTTTCAGAAGCATCGTATAACAATGGAAAATGGACAACAAAAACCAACCAAGGAAAAACTTACGTTTCTGATTTTCTCATTTCAGCAACAGGGATTTTACACCACCCAGCTCGCCCAAACATCCCAGGCCTAGATTCCTTCCAAGGAAAATGTTTTCATACTGCGGAATGGGATCATTCCGTTGATTTAAAAGGAAAACGAATTGGAATCATAGGAACCGGTTCCACTGCAGCCCAGGTGATTCCGGAAGTAATCAAACTAGGAAAAAAAGTTTCTGTATTCCAAAGGACACCGCAGTGGATCGTAAAAGTACCTGATACTAATTATACAGAAAAAGATAAAGAACGTTGGAGAAAGGACACAAATATTCTCAAACGTTTTCATAGATGGTATACATTTGCCGTAGAACAAACTTTTTCAAAAGCGGTTATCGGTAAAAAACTCCCGCATTTGCTCATGAGTTTTCTTTGCAAACGAAATCTAAAAAAATCCATCAAAGACCCTATCCTACTAAAAAAACTAACACCTAACTACCGCGTAGGATGCAAACGAGTGATTGTGAATTCTACTTTCTACGATGCGATTCAAAAACCAAATGCAGATTTGGTCACAGAGGGAATCGAAAAAATCACAGAAAAAGGTGTTGTGACAAAAGATGGAAAACTCCATGAACTGGATGTTTTGATTCTAGCAACTGGATTTCACCCATTCAACTTCATGCGTCCAATGAACCTAACAGGAAAAGATGGAATTTCGATTGAAACCGTTTGGAAAAAGAAAGTCCAAGCTTACAGATCTTTATTCATTCCCCACTTTCCCAATTTTGTTTTGATGCTTGGACCGAATACTCCGATTGGAAACTTCTCTGTCATTGCAATGAGTGAAGTACAAACCAAATATGTGATGAAAATCATAGAAGATTGGAGAAAAAAGAAATTTGATTCCATTGAGACCACAGAAGATGCCTTAAAACAATTTGCGGCTTACCTCAAAGCGGGGATGAAAAATACAGTTTGGCTCGGTGGTTGCCAAAGTTGGTATTTGGATCCAGATGGAGATCCTGCGATGTGGCCTTATACCTGGAGTCGTTGGGAAAAGGAAATGAAAACGCCTGAGTACAAAGACTTTGTTTTGCAGTCCTTTTAA
- a CDS encoding L,D-transpeptidase family protein, which translates to MKSINSPKSLASWLHFLGLSLKSKQIQYHKINCITVLFSFLYFFSLFPLSGEGNSPSNSPLPDSEQILFITAKPGETTGSLDFYALTEGEWTPILEKIPVRLGRSGLINGVEKREGDGHTPSGIFPLKRIVGKQKRQIRNLEYNEIRKNSHWSDSPSSKNYNQLIPYREKGAVSLWDSYIYELFFVIEHNTKPAVPGFGSMIFLHPWNEDKPTSGCVGVSKEILETIVSKLDGSKNPSFFIQILD; encoded by the coding sequence TTGAAATCCATCAACTCTCCGAAATCCCTAGCATCTTGGCTCCATTTTCTAGGCCTCTCCCTAAAATCCAAGCAAATTCAATACCACAAGATCAATTGTATCACTGTTCTTTTTAGTTTTCTTTATTTTTTTTCCCTCTTCCCGCTTTCTGGTGAAGGAAATTCTCCATCAAATTCTCCTCTCCCAGACTCAGAACAGATCCTTTTCATCACTGCAAAACCTGGTGAGACCACTGGATCTTTAGATTTTTACGCGCTCACAGAGGGAGAATGGACGCCGATCCTTGAAAAAATACCAGTTCGTCTCGGGCGAAGTGGGCTTATCAATGGAGTGGAAAAAAGAGAAGGGGATGGACACACTCCTTCCGGGATTTTTCCCCTCAAAAGGATTGTTGGCAAACAAAAAAGGCAAATTCGTAATTTAGAATACAATGAAATTCGAAAGAATTCTCATTGGAGTGATTCTCCTAGTTCTAAAAATTACAACCAACTGATTCCATACCGCGAAAAAGGGGCAGTTTCTCTTTGGGATTCTTATATTTATGAATTATTTTTTGTGATCGAACACAATACAAAACCAGCAGTACCCGGGTTTGGAAGTATGATCTTTTTACATCCATGGAATGAGGACAAACCAACATCCGGTTGTGTGGGTGTATCGAAAGAGATTTTAGAGACCATCGTATCAAAGTTAGATGGCAGTAAAAACCCAAGTTTTTTTATCCAGATTTTGGACTAG
- a CDS encoding vitamin B12-dependent ribonucleotide reductase: MKIERHFTKGNTGLYPNLTWVRKDSKITNTDGSVVFEANGVEVPDFWSQVATDILAQKYFRRKGVPKYLKKVVEKGIPEWLQRSVPDDEKLSALNPEDRFVGESDSKQVFHRLAGCWTYWGYKYGYFTDEDSARVFYEEVIFMLASQMAAPNSPQWFNTGLHWAYGIDGKSQGHYYVDPKSGKLVRSASSYEHPQPHACFIQSVDDDLVNEGGIMDLWVREARLFKYGSGTGTNFSNLRAANESLSGGGKSSGLMSFLKIGDRAAGAIKSGGTTRRAAKMVCLDMDHPDIEEFIDWKVQEEKKVASLVTGSILNNRLLNDIMSACSSAKQTLGEEAAYDPAANLDLKKAIQKARKAFVPDNYIKRVIDLSKQGYKDLLFEELTTDWQSEAYNTVSGQNSNNSVRITNEFMEAVEKDLPFHLYNRTEKEKAKAANREAKPSKTLRARDLWERIANAAWNSADPGTQYHSTINEWHTCPEDGAINASNPCSEYMFLDNTACNLASANLVKFLKEDGSFDVAGYRYLNKIWTIILEVSVLMAQFPSKEIAELSYKFRTLGLGYANLGSLLMIMGIPYDSQEAMAVTGAISSIMHMTSYATSAEMAKELGPFAGYEKNKNHMLRVIRNHRRAAYNAPKEEYEGLTITPVGINPSFLPSYLLEAAKEDSDRALELGELYGYRNAQVTVIAPTGTIGLVMDCDTTGIEPDFALVKYKKLAGGGYFKIINQSVPVALKKLGYSQAEQDAIVNYCKGHATFNGAPGVNTARLKEKGFTEDVLEKLEKQLPFVFDIQFAFNKFTLGEDFLSKTLGIDASVYNSMSFNLLETLGFSADEIAQANDYVCGTMTIENAPFIKEKDLAVFDCANKCGKYGKRFLSYQSHIRIMAAAQPFISGAISKTINLPEEATIEDVKNAYLMSWKVMIKANALYRDGSKLSQPLNSVFQLLSAVGEEEEELQTSSAPKTVTEVAEKLVYKYIAERRKLPHRRAGYTQKAMVGGHKVYLRTGEYEDGQLGEIFIDMHKEGAAFRSLTNAFAIAVSLGLQHGVPLEEFVEAFTFFKFEPNGMVSGNPHIKMSTSVIDYIFRELAITYLGRYDLAQVSPEDLRTDEVGRKADPTKDLVGKQESSGLRVPLQVSPISMKSVLEEKPEPVAVASGTPTAAQSAAATLKIIGEARTKGYTGDSCTECGSFQMVRNGACLKCISCGSTTGCS, encoded by the coding sequence ATGAAAATTGAGAGGCATTTTACCAAAGGGAATACGGGTCTTTACCCGAATTTAACTTGGGTCCGTAAGGATTCTAAAATTACGAATACTGACGGGTCAGTTGTATTTGAGGCCAACGGAGTGGAAGTTCCGGATTTTTGGTCGCAGGTAGCAACAGATATCCTCGCGCAGAAATACTTTCGAAGAAAAGGTGTTCCCAAATATTTAAAGAAGGTTGTTGAGAAAGGCATCCCAGAATGGTTGCAACGTTCGGTTCCGGATGATGAAAAACTTTCCGCACTCAATCCAGAAGACAGATTTGTAGGCGAATCGGATTCCAAACAAGTTTTCCACCGCCTTGCGGGATGTTGGACGTATTGGGGTTATAAATACGGTTATTTTACAGATGAAGATAGCGCTCGTGTCTTCTATGAAGAAGTTATTTTTATGCTCGCAAGCCAAATGGCTGCACCCAATTCCCCACAGTGGTTCAATACAGGACTCCACTGGGCTTATGGAATTGATGGAAAATCACAAGGACATTACTATGTGGATCCAAAATCGGGGAAACTTGTAAGATCAGCCTCTTCTTACGAACACCCACAACCCCATGCATGTTTCATCCAATCTGTGGATGATGATTTAGTGAATGAAGGTGGAATCATGGATCTTTGGGTTCGTGAAGCTCGTCTTTTCAAATACGGATCAGGAACAGGAACTAACTTTTCTAACTTACGTGCTGCCAATGAATCTCTCTCTGGTGGTGGAAAAAGTTCTGGGCTCATGTCTTTCCTTAAAATTGGGGACAGAGCTGCGGGAGCCATCAAATCAGGAGGAACCACTCGTCGTGCAGCGAAGATGGTTTGTCTTGATATGGACCATCCGGACATCGAAGAGTTCATTGATTGGAAAGTGCAAGAAGAGAAAAAAGTGGCATCCCTTGTTACGGGATCCATTCTCAACAACCGCCTCCTCAACGATATTATGAGCGCTTGTTCTTCCGCCAAACAAACACTTGGTGAAGAAGCGGCTTACGACCCAGCTGCCAATTTAGATCTGAAAAAAGCGATCCAAAAAGCAAGGAAAGCATTTGTTCCAGACAACTACATCAAACGAGTGATTGACCTTTCCAAACAAGGTTACAAAGACCTACTCTTTGAAGAATTGACAACTGATTGGCAATCTGAAGCTTATAACACTGTTTCTGGACAAAACTCCAATAACTCTGTGCGAATCACAAATGAGTTTATGGAAGCAGTGGAAAAAGACCTTCCTTTCCACCTTTATAACAGAACGGAAAAAGAAAAAGCAAAGGCCGCAAACAGAGAAGCAAAACCTTCCAAAACTTTACGTGCGCGTGATCTTTGGGAAAGAATTGCCAATGCTGCTTGGAACTCTGCAGACCCAGGAACACAGTATCATAGCACGATCAACGAATGGCATACATGCCCAGAAGACGGAGCGATCAATGCATCGAACCCATGTTCTGAGTATATGTTCCTCGACAATACGGCATGTAACTTGGCTTCCGCAAACCTTGTTAAATTCTTAAAAGAAGACGGAAGTTTTGATGTCGCGGGATACCGTTACTTAAACAAAATTTGGACCATCATCTTAGAAGTATCTGTGCTTATGGCGCAGTTCCCTTCCAAAGAAATTGCAGAACTCTCCTACAAGTTTAGAACTTTAGGTCTCGGATACGCAAACCTTGGTTCCCTTCTCATGATCATGGGTATTCCTTATGATTCACAAGAAGCGATGGCTGTGACTGGTGCGATTTCTTCCATCATGCATATGACTTCTTATGCAACCTCAGCAGAGATGGCAAAAGAACTCGGACCGTTTGCTGGATACGAAAAAAACAAAAACCACATGCTTCGTGTGATTCGTAACCACAGACGTGCGGCTTACAATGCACCAAAAGAAGAATACGAAGGCCTAACCATCACTCCGGTGGGAATCAATCCATCTTTCCTTCCTTCCTACTTACTCGAAGCAGCGAAAGAAGATTCTGACAGAGCCTTGGAACTTGGTGAATTGTATGGATACCGTAACGCACAGGTGACTGTCATTGCACCAACAGGAACCATTGGTCTTGTGATGGACTGTGACACAACAGGAATCGAACCAGACTTTGCTCTCGTGAAATACAAAAAATTGGCTGGTGGTGGATATTTCAAAATCATCAACCAATCAGTGCCAGTGGCTCTTAAAAAACTCGGCTACAGCCAAGCAGAACAAGATGCGATTGTAAACTACTGTAAAGGCCATGCAACTTTCAATGGAGCACCGGGTGTGAACACAGCTCGTTTGAAAGAAAAAGGTTTTACAGAAGATGTATTGGAAAAACTCGAAAAACAACTTCCATTTGTTTTTGATATCCAATTTGCATTCAACAAGTTTACGTTAGGTGAAGATTTCCTTTCCAAAACATTGGGAATCGATGCAAGTGTTTATAACTCTATGAGTTTTAACCTTTTAGAGACACTTGGATTTTCTGCAGATGAAATCGCACAAGCAAATGATTATGTTTGCGGAACGATGACCATCGAAAACGCACCTTTCATCAAAGAGAAGGATCTAGCTGTTTTTGATTGTGCAAACAAATGTGGAAAATACGGAAAACGTTTCTTATCTTATCAATCACATATCCGAATTATGGCTGCGGCACAACCATTCATTTCGGGTGCGATCTCTAAAACGATCAACCTTCCCGAGGAGGCAACCATCGAGGATGTAAAAAATGCATACCTCATGTCTTGGAAAGTGATGATCAAAGCAAACGCACTTTACCGTGATGGATCTAAACTTTCACAACCACTTAACTCCGTATTCCAGTTGTTAAGTGCTGTGGGTGAAGAAGAGGAAGAACTTCAAACTTCTTCTGCTCCCAAAACGGTAACGGAAGTGGCGGAAAAACTTGTTTATAAATACATTGCGGAAAGAAGAAAACTTCCACACCGTCGTGCAGGTTATACACAAAAAGCTATGGTTGGTGGTCACAAAGTATACCTTCGCACAGGAGAATACGAAGATGGCCAACTCGGTGAAATCTTTATCGATATGCATAAAGAAGGAGCGGCTTTCCGTTCCCTTACAAATGCGTTTGCGATCGCAGTTTCTCTTGGTTTACAACATGGAGTTCCACTAGAAGAATTTGTAGAAGCTTTTACATTCTTCAAGTTTGAGCCAAACGGTATGGTTTCTGGCAACCCTCACATTAAGATGTCAACTTCTGTGATCGATTACATCTTTAGAGAACTTGCCATTACTTACCTAGGAAGATACGACTTGGCACAAGTATCTCCCGAGGATCTAAGAACAGATGAAGTAGGAAGAAAAGCAGATCCAACAAAGGATCTAGTGGGAAAGCAGGAAAGTAGCGGACTTCGTGTTCCGCTACAAGTTTCTCCCATTTCCATGAAGTCTGTTTTGGAAGAAAAACCGGAACCGGTGGCAGTTGCTTCCGGAACACCAACAGCAGCACAATCGGCAGCGGCAACTTTGAAAATCATCGGAGAAGCGAGAACCAAAGGTTATACAGGAGATTCCTGTACAGAATGTGGTTCCTTCCAAATGGTTCGTAACGGGGCTTGCCTGAAGTGTATCTCTTGCGGATCCACAACTGGTTGTTCGTAA
- the gspN gene encoding type II secretion system protein GspN codes for MPKENELEEDFLDEEDQEIQESLLEDDGDLFDEDGDEEHSKVNRKQVFTLVAIAVVSFLVFTLFIFPLNEIVRSVLIKTGKETGIFMDAKEIHFPMIGRKSFDSFVASFPTGTSIKAEEISLGISLLGLLQSRLDGDANIGYFNFEGSEWAMSIQTLDIPLRLSPIDDKITKWNGEGEIDLSGGKIKESAEIPFLGSLKGTDIRKANFLFKIRSGKLLLERGSLESSLAKFQFQGVVRLSDTLSFSQLDLKVCFTLTEKFAQERQDLVGMVALLPQEGGKTCIPIRGTFSAPKVDLPNLNQLGGGGAPKAEDTSIEPAPVP; via the coding sequence ATGCCAAAAGAAAATGAATTGGAAGAAGATTTCCTAGACGAGGAAGACCAAGAAATTCAAGAAAGTCTTTTGGAAGACGATGGTGATTTGTTTGATGAAGATGGGGATGAAGAACATTCCAAAGTAAACCGAAAACAGGTTTTTACATTAGTAGCCATTGCAGTTGTATCCTTTCTTGTATTTACTCTATTTATTTTTCCGTTAAACGAAATTGTTCGTTCTGTGTTAATCAAAACAGGAAAAGAAACCGGTATCTTTATGGATGCCAAAGAAATTCATTTTCCTATGATTGGAAGAAAATCTTTTGATAGTTTTGTTGCGAGTTTTCCAACGGGGACGTCGATCAAAGCAGAAGAAATTAGTTTGGGAATTTCACTTCTAGGGCTTTTGCAATCTAGATTAGATGGTGATGCAAATATTGGTTATTTTAATTTCGAAGGAAGTGAATGGGCCATGAGCATCCAAACTTTGGACATTCCCCTTCGCCTTTCTCCCATTGATGATAAAATTACAAAATGGAATGGAGAAGGGGAGATCGACCTTTCTGGTGGAAAAATCAAAGAATCTGCCGAAATTCCATTTTTAGGAAGTTTAAAAGGAACTGACATCCGTAAGGCGAATTTTCTGTTTAAGATTCGTTCGGGAAAATTACTTTTGGAGCGAGGTAGTTTAGAATCTTCCCTTGCCAAATTCCAATTCCAAGGTGTGGTTCGTCTCTCTGATACCTTATCCTTTTCACAATTAGATTTAAAAGTTTGTTTTACTTTAACCGAAAAGTTTGCTCAGGAACGCCAAGATTTGGTGGGTATGGTGGCCTTACTTCCTCAGGAAGGTGGCAAAACTTGTATCCCGATTCGTGGCACCTTTTCTGCTCCAAAAGTAGATCTCCCCAACTTAAATCAGTTAGGTGGCGGTGGTGCTCCCAAAGCAGAAGATACATCCATTGAACCGGCTCCGGTTCCATAG
- the pilM gene encoding cell division protein FtsA gives MLSFDQYLAIDYGSTFLKGVLFKKVLGKVVILRTESLPVVELDDSEGDPFEYNIIRFIQSFFPEENRFLLNLGIHNLFVRDLTVPLVSEKAIQEVLPFEVENLVPYPMEELEVIGKTWRTNKENSDVISFNVHHTELLRALKPFAKGDLSLSCLSLDSFALSSLVTKNYPLLLTEQTILQLDLGGRYSILNVLFEGKLRHTRQIYIGGEEVSSEIANLLKIELEDARVLKESLPTGFLFETIEKTEESSFLSKFHMNSTQWKNLRKFILAKIDQLIHEVENSIFSLPETERPSLILLSGGASLYPGLTSYLEEKLGIRTGRYEFLGINDPSFVTAVATGTHFESRSRVNFLETGFAKRIHTNRFKLSAFKPHLILVSISLVLLFGVFLIGIVLDKRKISANKRVLLEKYKNGIGGELGEEEDPLAEASKKLKAERKKTEIYRLFLSQESVLDVLNEATEQFPSPEVLPFILDQFNFEEKEIQIYGRVNEFGEIGTIQSALEKSEKFTNIQIQNKRLITGVSKFKVSFKIKMDIVTPKDEP, from the coding sequence ATGTTATCATTTGACCAATACCTAGCTATCGATTATGGTTCTACGTTTCTAAAAGGAGTCCTTTTTAAAAAGGTTCTAGGAAAAGTGGTTATCCTCCGGACAGAAAGTCTTCCCGTTGTGGAACTGGATGATTCGGAAGGGGATCCCTTTGAATACAATATCATTCGATTCATTCAAAGTTTTTTTCCGGAAGAAAATCGCTTTCTCCTCAATTTAGGAATCCACAATCTTTTTGTCCGAGACCTTACCGTTCCTTTGGTTTCAGAAAAAGCAATCCAAGAAGTTTTACCTTTTGAGGTAGAAAACCTGGTTCCTTACCCGATGGAAGAATTAGAAGTCATTGGTAAAACTTGGAGAACAAATAAAGAAAACTCTGACGTTATTTCCTTCAATGTCCATCACACGGAATTACTTCGCGCCTTAAAACCTTTTGCTAAAGGAGATCTTTCTTTATCTTGTTTGTCTCTCGATTCCTTTGCACTTTCTTCATTGGTAACTAAAAATTACCCTTTGTTACTTACCGAACAAACCATCTTACAGCTGGATTTGGGAGGACGGTATAGCATTCTGAATGTTCTTTTTGAAGGAAAACTTCGCCATACACGACAAATTTATATTGGTGGTGAAGAAGTGAGTTCGGAAATTGCAAACTTACTTAAAATTGAATTAGAGGATGCGAGGGTTTTAAAAGAATCACTTCCAACCGGTTTTCTTTTTGAAACAATTGAAAAAACAGAAGAGTCCAGTTTCCTTTCAAAATTCCATATGAATTCCACACAGTGGAAAAACCTTCGTAAGTTTATATTAGCTAAGATAGACCAACTCATCCACGAAGTGGAAAATAGTATTTTTTCACTTCCAGAAACAGAAAGGCCGAGTCTCATTCTTTTGTCTGGCGGGGCGAGTTTGTATCCTGGCCTTACTTCTTATTTAGAAGAAAAATTAGGGATTAGAACGGGTCGTTATGAGTTTTTAGGAATTAATGATCCTAGTTTTGTTACGGCAGTGGCTACTGGAACTCATTTTGAATCTCGTAGCCGCGTTAATTTTTTAGAAACTGGATTTGCAAAAAGAATTCATACAAACAGGTTTAAGTTATCTGCTTTTAAACCTCATCTAATTCTTGTCAGTATCTCTTTGGTATTGTTGTTTGGGGTATTTTTAATCGGAATTGTTTTAGACAAACGAAAAATTTCTGCAAACAAACGTGTGTTACTTGAGAAATATAAAAACGGAATTGGTGGCGAACTTGGAGAAGAAGAGGATCCACTCGCAGAGGCCAGTAAAAAATTAAAAGCAGAACGGAAAAAAACGGAAATTTACCGTCTATTTCTTTCCCAAGAAAGTGTTTTGGATGTTTTGAACGAAGCCACAGAACAATTTCCATCCCCAGAAGTATTACCTTTCATTTTAGATCAGTTTAATTTTGAAGAAAAGGAAATCCAAATTTACGGGCGGGTGAATGAATTTGGGGAAATTGGAACCATCCAATCAGCACTTGAAAAATCTGAAAAATTCACAAACATTCAAATCCAAAACAAAAGACTAATCACCGGTGTTAGTAAATTCAAAGTTAGTTTTAAAATCAAAATGGATATTGTGACTCCTAAGGATGAACCATAA
- a CDS encoding general secretion pathway protein GspK, producing the protein MNHWRIRLSSTNKRAKKGFMVYLLVMAIGTASLFTASKFFEDAATEYRVARSQADGFRAHMLAKAGFMGAVGALKKIPEEVLYQSGLAMDPPPIPLGGGVIYYTMSPEDGKININSLVKIYDDQPNQRTIEMVTRLFYQFGLKREMISPILDWIDENHQETGGGAEQYYYSRLTPPRKIKNAPFYSLSELLNVKGFDRSVVYESLKPKDYDKNNSKDFMTEEERALRSDKDYVLSNNVTAYLPAGDSYDDRININTAPYFVLISLSDFMTKQAAMKILKLKLQKGGYIKELKDLETEPEFQVKTTGDLTLYKELAGEGTDVSGGRIKTKGEVYKITGVGIIKDKVVRKVSGLFDLTNNQMLYYTED; encoded by the coding sequence ATGAATCACTGGCGCATCCGGTTATCCTCTACAAATAAAAGAGCCAAAAAGGGATTTATGGTTTATCTCCTTGTGATGGCCATAGGTACTGCTTCACTATTCACGGCATCCAAATTCTTTGAAGACGCCGCGACAGAATACCGCGTGGCTCGTTCTCAGGCTGATGGATTTCGGGCTCATATGCTCGCCAAAGCAGGGTTTATGGGTGCCGTGGGCGCATTGAAAAAAATTCCAGAAGAAGTTTTATACCAATCGGGTCTTGCTATGGATCCACCTCCCATCCCCCTCGGTGGTGGTGTCATCTATTACACCATGAGTCCTGAAGATGGAAAAATCAACATCAACTCTCTTGTGAAGATTTACGACGACCAACCCAACCAAAGAACGATTGAGATGGTGACCCGACTTTTTTACCAATTTGGATTAAAACGAGAAATGATTTCGCCCATTTTGGACTGGATCGATGAAAACCATCAGGAAACCGGGGGCGGTGCGGAGCAGTATTACTACAGCCGGCTCACTCCTCCAAGAAAGATCAAAAATGCTCCATTTTATTCCCTTTCGGAGCTTTTGAATGTCAAAGGATTCGATCGTTCTGTGGTTTATGAAAGTTTAAAACCCAAAGATTATGATAAAAATAACTCCAAAGACTTTATGACAGAGGAGGAAAGAGCCCTTCGTTCCGATAAAGATTATGTGCTCTCCAATAATGTTACCGCCTATTTGCCTGCGGGTGATTCTTATGATGATCGGATCAATATCAATACGGCACCGTATTTTGTCCTCATTTCCCTTTCTGACTTTATGACCAAACAAGCCGCCATGAAAATTTTGAAACTCAAGTTGCAGAAAGGAGGCTATATTAAAGAATTGAAAGATCTGGAGACCGAACCAGAATTTCAAGTCAAAACAACAGGGGATCTCACTCTGTATAAGGAACTTGCGGGAGAGGGAACAGATGTCTCTGGTGGGCGAATCAAAACCAAAGGCGAAGTTTATAAAATCACAGGGGTTGGGATTATAAAGGATAAAGTGGTTCGAAAGGTATCTGGTCTTTTTGACCTTACCAACAACCAAATGTTATACTATACTGAAGATTAA